The sequence TAGGCGGTGGCCCCCTGCTCGTAGTCGCTTTCGGCCGTCACGCCGAAGGGGTTCTTGCCCAGCAGCCCTGAGGGTGTCATCGGCTTTTCGGACAGCTCGATGACCTGGGCGTGCAGCTCCAGGACATCGTCGTGCATGCCTTCAAAGGTCCTTTCCTCGAACAGGTCCGCCCCGAAATACAGTGCCTCGCCCACCCGGAAGTGGTTCACGCTGGCCGGCAGCTGTCCCATCCTGAGCAGCGGAATGGTCACGGTGGTGCCGGCGCTGACCCAGGGAATCTTGACCCCGTACTTCAGTTCCAGAATAGAGCGGTACAGCCCCAGCTGAATCAGCTTGTCCTCGCTGGGCATGACGCCGTTCAGGCAGTTCAGGTTGGTCCCGATACCGATGACCTCGGTGCCCGGCAGACCGAACACCTGAGCGTAGAAGGCGTCCAAGTCTTCGCGCATCACGCCTTCGCGCAGGTCGCCCATCTCGATCATGATGATGACTTTGTGGACCCGGCCCTGCCGCACTGCCTCCTCCGAAATGCGCTGCAACGTTTCCAGCTCGGTGTTGAACGACACGTCGGCCCAGCGCACCAGGTCTTCCACGTAGTCCCAGGCAGGCGGCTTGATATAGACCGTCTGCGCTTCCGGGCACAGTTCCTTGATCACGCGCAGGTTGCTGATGCGCGAATCCAGCACCTCGCGTACGCCCAGGCGCAGCACCTCGCCGATAAACAGTTCATTGCCGCAAAACAGCTTGGTCACCACTCCCCAGTCGATGCTCTGGCCGGCGAACAGGGCCTGCAAGTGGGCGTAGTTGTGTGCCAACTTGTCGCGGTTGAGGGTGATGTACGCCATCAGCGCGTCAGCCGCATTTCGAGGTATTTGTTGGTGAAACCGTAGCGCTCGTACAGGGCGCGGGCGGGGTTGTGCGGTTCCACATGCAGCGCGATGGACCCCTGCAGGCTGCCGGTGACCGCTTCCATCAGGCTCTTGCCTACACCTTTGCCCCGGCTGTCACCGTGCACGGCGATATACACCAGGATGTTTTCGGGAATAAAGCCGCTCATGCCGGTGCGGTTGGTGATGGACGCCCCCAGCAGGCGCTCGCCTTCGCGGGCAGTAAACACGGCGCCGCCGCGCTCCCCAGCGTAGTCGAGACAGGCCTGGATATCAGGCAGGTCGTCGCCGTATTCCTCCAGATGGGTGAACAGGAACTGCGCCACCTCCTCCCGCAGCGCCGGGTCAAGCGGCGACTGGCCGGGGCCGAGAGGAAAAACACGGGTCTGAATGGCGGTCTGGGTCATGATGGACCTCCTGTGAACTAAGGGCGATGCAGTGGGGACAGGCTGGGCGGCCGGGACCAGACCGCTGCCACTCTGGCTCCGGCCGCCCAGCCTGCCATATGGACAGCCAGCCTAACGCGGCTCCCGGCCAGGCAACTGTGCCCCTGTGCAGAGCAGCAGGAACACCGCTGCGGAAAAGGGAAGCCAGGCCAACTGTAAGCCGCTCAGGCCAGCCCCGGCTTGAGCCGTGGGCGGACCCCGGACGCTCCAGCAGAAGCCGTGCCCAGTGCCGGCAGCGCGGCACCCTGCACCATGGCCGCCAATTCTTCGCCACTGAGCGATTCACGGGCCAGCAGGGCGTCGGTCAGGCGGTGCAGCAGATGGGCATGCTCGGTGAGCAGGTCTACAGCGCGGCGGTACTGGCCGTTGAGCAATTCGGACACGGCGCGGTCAATCGCTTCTGCGGTCTGGTCGCTGTAGTTGGTCGGCTGCGGCCCGTACCCCAGGTAAGAGGCGCCCTCTTCGGCCAACGCCAGTGGCCCCACCTCGCTCATGCCCCATTCGGTGACCATGCGCCGGGCCAGCGCCGTGGCCTGCTGGAAATCGTTGGCAGCACCCGTGGTGATTTCGCCCACGGCCACCTGCTCGGCCGCGTGCCCGGCCAAGGCCACGCACAGCCGGTCCAGCATGGCGCTGCGGGTCAGGTGCAGGCGGTCTTCGGGGGTGTAGAGTGCTGCACCCAGCGCCCGGCCACGCGGCACCACCGTCAACTTGTGGGCCTTGTCGGCGTGCGGGAGCAGGTAGGCCGCCAGGGCATGTCCCACCTCGTGGTAGGCGGTAATGCGGCGGTCCGCCTCCTGAATCACCAGGCTGCGGCGCTCCGGCCCCATCAGCACCCGGTCCCGCGCCTCGTCAATGTCGCTCATCAAGATGCGGCCCCGTCCGCTCCGCGCCGCCAGCAACGCCGCTTCGTTCAGCAGGTTCTCCAAATCCGCGCCCACCATCCCTGCCGTGCGCCGCGCAATGACGCTCAGGTCCACGCCGGGGTCCAGCGGTTTGGTGCGGGAGTGAATCCGCAGGATTCTCTCCCGCCCTGCCGCGTCCGGCGCGTCCACCACCACCTGCCGGTCGAAGCGGCCCGGACGCAGCAGCGCTGCGTCCAGAACGTCCGGGCGGTTGGTCGCCGCCAGGATGATGATGTCCTGCCCTTCGTCGGCTTCTCCCCGGAAGCCGTCCATCTCTACCAACAGCCCGTTGAGCGTCTGCTCGCGTTCGTCGTTGCCGCCCTGCATGCCGGTGCCGCGCTTGCGGCCCACCGCGTCGATTTCGTCCATGAAGATGATGCAGGGGGCCGCTTTGCGGGCCTGCTCGAACAGGTCGCGGACACGGGCGGCGCCCACGCCCACGAACATTTCCACGAAGTCGGAACCGGAAACGGCGAAGTAGGGGACGCCGGCTTCGCCGGCGACCGCCTTGGCGAGCAGGGTCTTGCCGGAGCCGGGAGGACCGACCAGCAGCAGGCCATGGGGAATGCGGGCCCCCAGAGCGCGGTACTTTTCGGGCTGGCGCAGGAAATCCACGACTTCCTGC is a genomic window of Deinococcus proteolyticus MRP containing:
- a CDS encoding alanine racemase, with amino-acid sequence MAYITLNRDKLAHNYAHLQALFAGQSIDWGVVTKLFCGNELFIGEVLRLGVREVLDSRISNLRVIKELCPEAQTVYIKPPAWDYVEDLVRWADVSFNTELETLQRISEEAVRQGRVHKVIIMIEMGDLREGVMREDLDAFYAQVFGLPGTEVIGIGTNLNCLNGVMPSEDKLIQLGLYRSILELKYGVKIPWVSAGTTVTIPLLRMGQLPASVNHFRVGEALYFGADLFEERTFEGMHDDVLELHAQVIELSEKPMTPSGLLGKNPFGVTAESDYEQGATAYRAILDVGYLDVSPQYLILEDESLGVLDASSDMLVLDAGENGAGLRVGDHVRFRLKYMGALHLMNSAYIDKVVVNSAGERLAEQPAMTRD
- a CDS encoding GNAT family N-acetyltransferase; this encodes MTQTAIQTRVFPLGPGQSPLDPALREEVAQFLFTHLEEYGDDLPDIQACLDYAGERGGAVFTAREGERLLGASITNRTGMSGFIPENILVYIAVHGDSRGKGVGKSLMEAVTGSLQGSIALHVEPHNPARALYERYGFTNKYLEMRLTR
- the ftsH gene encoding ATP-dependent zinc metalloprotease FtsH gives rise to the protein MNAGWLGRWWKWLVGGALALLLGLTLLSPGPKEMPLSDFAEHLKGRRVETAVLRPDGDTLEIHGLLVGHKPYQTRTLPGDPELTFGELQRRGVKVAYQPPSGMSWLTALSWLLSFLLIGVLLYMLLRSRQMGSGDPAANAFGKSRASVVNIDRVGVTFADVAGCEEAKADLQEVVDFLRQPEKYRALGARIPHGLLLVGPPGSGKTLLAKAVAGEAGVPYFAVSGSDFVEMFVGVGAARVRDLFEQARKAAPCIIFMDEIDAVGRKRGTGMQGGNDEREQTLNGLLVEMDGFRGEADEGQDIIILAATNRPDVLDAALLRPGRFDRQVVVDAPDAAGRERILRIHSRTKPLDPGVDLSVIARRTAGMVGADLENLLNEAALLAARSGRGRILMSDIDEARDRVLMGPERRSLVIQEADRRITAYHEVGHALAAYLLPHADKAHKLTVVPRGRALGAALYTPEDRLHLTRSAMLDRLCVALAGHAAEQVAVGEITTGAANDFQQATALARRMVTEWGMSEVGPLALAEEGASYLGYGPQPTNYSDQTAEAIDRAVSELLNGQYRRAVDLLTEHAHLLHRLTDALLARESLSGEELAAMVQGAALPALGTASAGASGVRPRLKPGLA